The genomic segment AATCAACGTACACAATACGATTGTAGAAGGAGTGGTTTTGTATGAAAAAAAAGATTAAAGGTATGACTATATTTATTTGCCAAGACTATGAGGAAATGAGTAAGAAAGCAGCAAATATTGTCGCAGCTCAGTTAATCATTAAACCAAAAAGTGTTTTAGGTTTGGCAACTGGATCAACCCCTGCTGGCATGTATGAACAATTGGTAAAGCTATACAATCAAGATGATCTTGATTTTAGTGAAGTCACAACCTTCAACCTTGACGAGTATTATCCAATTCAAAAAACAAATGAGCAGAGCTATTACTATTACATGAGAACCAATTTGTTTAATCATATCAATGTGAACGACCACAGCATCAACATCCCAAATGGAGAAACGACAAACATTCAGAAGGAATGTTATGATTATGACGATGCAATTTATTTACATGGCGGGATTGACCTTCAGGTGCTTGGAATTGGTAACAATGGACATATTGGCTTTAACGAACCTGATGTAAGATTTGAATCTGGAACTCATTTGGTGAAGCTTGATGAGGAAACCATTAAAGCGAATGCAAGATTCTTTGGTAGTCAGGAAGAAGTACCGACAAAAGCAATCAGCATGGGAATTAGAACCATTATGCATTCAAAGAAGATCGTGCTATTAGCTAGTGGACAATCAAAAGCGCACATCATTGAGCAAATGTTACTTGGTGATATTACGCCAAATGTTCCGGCATCTATATTGCAACTGCACAACGAGGTAACCCTTATTTTAGATAAAGATGCAGCTTCAAATATTTTCGAAAAGTACAACTAGAAAGTTAGTAAATATGAACAGAAAAAAATCACTAGTAATCGTCAAATGCTGCTTTTGATAGTCAAATACAACAAAAAAAAGTGAAAGTTAGTTTTATCGTTGACAATTAATACAAAACATGATAACTTATAAGTACGTAATAATTAAATAAACTTTGGTGTGTTACTGTTAAAGCAGGCATAAACCTACATGGCGATTTTGATCAAGTAGTTTATGTTTTTTTTATTTCTATGACCTAATTTTTAAAGTATCTGTATGATTGCGCAAGGTTAGTAAAAACATAATTGTAAGAAATGAGGTTGTAGCATGGAGCATAAGTATGAGATTGCTAAAATAATGAATAACAATGTTATCCTTGTGAGACGCATTGCAGATGATTTGGAAAGTGTATTGATTGGGAAAGGCTTAGGATTTCAAAAAAAATGTGGCACTATAACAACAATACCTACTGAACAAATTGAAAAAGCTTTTTTTACTTATGATGAGAAATTAAAAAACGATTACCATGTTCTTTTTAGAGATATGGACAGTAAGGTTTTTGGAACCTGTGCTGAGTTGGTCTCTTTAGCAGAAAAAAAGCTTGGTGAGTTAAGCCCTAAACTACTCA from the Firmicutes bacterium HGW-Firmicutes-1 genome contains:
- the nagB gene encoding glucosamine-6-phosphate deaminase — its product is MTIFICQDYEEMSKKAANIVAAQLIIKPKSVLGLATGSTPAGMYEQLVKLYNQDDLDFSEVTTFNLDEYYPIQKTNEQSYYYYMRTNLFNHINVNDHSINIPNGETTNIQKECYDYDDAIYLHGGIDLQVLGIGNNGHIGFNEPDVRFESGTHLVKLDEETIKANARFFGSQEEVPTKAISMGIRTIMHSKKIVLLASGQSKAHIIEQMLLGDITPNVPASILQLHNEVTLILDKDAASNIFEKYN